Proteins encoded by one window of Branchiostoma floridae strain S238N-H82 chromosome 6, Bfl_VNyyK, whole genome shotgun sequence:
- the LOC118417240 gene encoding 39S ribosomal protein L21, mitochondrial-like isoform X2 encodes MAAPMRSRICWATKFLLDSSVIMKPRELSGARRLLPTAAVGMQGLTCQHTLHTSTCRLQDIDTPENLLKYRYKSLGIDRWNPPDIDPTSVEEHPAILEKVKEEMVSPDVGRLFAVVQVAGKQFKVTTDDLVLVQQEMFADPGERVRLEKVLLVGGNNFSLIGKPILSRDQVRIEATVIEKFMALPLVVYKFKKRKGYRKRRDHSQPCTVLRINSIEVAPNLG; translated from the exons atggcggcgcccatgagGTCACGAATTTGTTGGGCTACAAAATTCCTGCTGGATTCCTCCGTTATCATGAAACCCAGGGAGCTGTCAG GTGCCAGACGCTTGTTACCAACTGCAGCTGTAGGAATGCAGGGTCTCACCTGTCAGCACACGTTACACACCTCCACCTGCAGACTACAGGACATAGACACACCTGAAAACCTTCTGAAGTACAG GTATAAATCCCTGGGTATAGACAGATGGAACCCACCTGACATAGATCCCACATCAGTAGAGGAACATCCAG CCATTCTGGAGAAGGTGAAAGAAGAGATGGTGTCCCCTGATGTGGGTCGACTGTTTGCAGTGGTGCAGGTTGCAGGGAAGCAGTTCAAGGTCACGACCGATGACCTGGTGTTGGTCCAACAGGAGATGTTCGCAGATCCAGGAGAGAGAGTTAGACTAGAAAAG GTATTACTTGTTGGTGGCAATAACTTCTCATTGATTGGGAAACCAATATTGAG CCGTGACCAGGTTCGGATAGAAGCCACAGTCATTGAAAAGTTCATGGCTCTCCCTCTCGTTGTGTACAAGTTCAAAAAACGGAAAGGCTACAGGAAGAGGAGAG ATCACTCCCAGCCTTGTACAGTACTGAGGATCAACAGCATAGAGGTGGCACCGAACCTTGGCTGA
- the LOC118417941 gene encoding serine/threonine-protein kinase pdik1l-B-like, which translates to MCAFQNPLHLEGYTLGEEIGRGASGTVYSAKSTETGMTYAAKRLLIEDTSIREVGVLTQLRKHPNIVEYVESKVGLDGQTQVLFVISEFCPLGNIGDYILKQQVEVVTKRNLAVQLADAITFLHKNKIVHRDIKPQNVLLTGNKAFLVLKVVDFGLATVLPSPENGANNFDRSYMRSAVGTRFYLSPEIYQSLLNDQPCRYTPSVDIFSLGLLLWAMFDGLSIPGSCQADRYLTPFAGAETDPMPIAQAVTQGDIGQLDVMSTEEAHQCKNLVRRMLSMEGRERPGAQEVLDTLIGGYGDYRVMRVSVGGARDANRQHGNRREGQWVEHDVQGASCSCKGTQWVLGCLLCYLDTNESCAKFWKGKGILFMLLAIAISLAVLLTQSFYVFMYAVVFSIAGALFLIKRIMMSVCDFELEADGVSEVLHSSYNEPHLKWWRMSPVNIHDERSDLCPCLSDQSDCFRYNFNDGPQCCSALREVVVSSSVQSLTN; encoded by the exons ATGTGTGCGTTTCAG AACCCATTGCATTTGGAGGGGTACACCCTAGGAGAGGAGATCGGCAGAGGGGCTTCAGGCACAGTGTATTCAGCAAAATCGACCGAGACGGGAATGACCTATGCGGCTAAAAGGTTACTGATTGAAGACACGTCCATCAGAGAAGTTGGCGTTCTGACACAACTTAGAAAACATCCAAACATCGTGGAATACGTGGAATCTAAGGTAGGATTGGATGGGCAAACACAGGTGCTGTTTGTCATTTCTGAGTTTTGTCCTCTTGGAAACATCGGCGACTACATCCTCAAGCAACAAGTCGAAGTCGTCACCAAGAGAAATCTCGCGGTTCAGCTGGCGGACGCTATAACATTTCTTCACAAGAACAAGATCGTCCATCGCGACATCAAACCACAAAATGTCCTTCTGACGGGCAATAAGGCGTTTCTAGTGCTGAAAGTGGTGGATTTCGGACTTGCTACAGTACTTCCAAGCCCAGAAAACGGTGCGAACAACTTTGATCGTTCCTACATGCGATCAGCTGTCGGAACGAGGTTCTACCTCTCACCCGAAATCTACCAAAGTCTGCTGAACGACCAACCATGTCGCTACACCCCTTCAGTAGACATTTTCTCCCTGGGACTACTGTTATGGGCCATGTTTGATGGATTGAGTATTCCGGGTTCGTGCCAGGCAGATCGGTACTTAACACCTTTTGCAGGTGCAGAGACGGACCCAATGCCTATAGCTCAAGCTGTAACACAGGGGGACATTGGTCAGCTGGATGTGATGAGCACAGAAGAAGCACATCAGTGTAAAAACCTTGTCCGCCGCATGCTGAGTATGGAGGGAAGGGAGCGGCCAGGAGCCCAAGAGGTGTTGGACACGTTGATAGGAGGTTATGGTGATTACAGGGTAATGCGCGTGTCCGTGGGTGGAGCTCGAGACGCAAATCGCCAGCATGGTAACAGACGCGAAGGGCAATGGGTTGAGCACGATGTTCAAGGCGCCAGTTGTTCTTGCAAAGGAACTCAGTGGGTTTTGGGTTGTTTGCTCTGCTACTTGGACACAAACGAAAGCTGTGCTAAGTTTTGGAAAGGAAAGGGAATCTTGTTTATGCTGTTGGCCATTGCTATTAGCCTAGCTGTATTGTTGACTCAAAGTTTCTACGTATTTATGTACGCCGTGGTGTTTTCCATTGCAGGCGCACTGTTCCTTATTAAGCGCATCATGATGTCTGTGTGTGACTTTGAGCTTGAAGCTGATGGCGTTTCAGAGGTGCTACACTCATCGTACAATGAGCCACATTTAAAATGGTGGCGTATGTCGCCAGTCAATATCCACGATGAACGTTCAGATTTGTGTCCTTGCCTAAGCGACCAATCAGACTGTTTCCGGTATAACTTCAACGATGGCCCACAATGCTGTAGTGCGCTGAGGGAAGTGGTCGTTTCTAGTAGTGTTCAATCTCTAACAAACTAA
- the LOC118418044 gene encoding uncharacterized protein SCO4629-like: MEDKHVKLGETIWNYMSMGHELEKSDVILAFGSHDRRVAEYAAELWHQRWAPWLVFSGGLGNLTEGVWDRPEADIFHDIAVAAGVPSDRILVENKASNSGQNVLLSYKLLQEHNIPTRSIILVQKPYMERRAYATFMKQWPGNIEETSLYVTSPRISFQDYANDEVGQMKNTVEIMLSDLYRVRTYPEKGFQIHQEIPPKVWEAYEKLMEAGYKWKY, translated from the exons ATGGAGGACAAACATGTTAAACTCGGCGAGACGATTTGGAATTACATGTCTATGGGTCATGAGCTGGAAAAG AGTGATGTGATCCTGGCGTTTGGCAGCCATGACAGGCGTGTGGCGGAGTATGCAGCTGAGCTGTGGCACCAGAGATGGGCGCCGTGGCTGGTCTTCTCAGGGGGGCTGGGGAATCTTACAGAAG GTGTTTGGGACCGCCCAGAAGCAGACATCTTCCATGACATTGCTGTGGCAGCAGGTGTTCCATCTGACAGAATCCTGGTGGAGAACAAGGCGTCCAACTCAGGACAAAATGTGCTCCTGTCTTACAAACTCCTACAGGAGCACAACATCCCCACCAGAAGCATCATCCTTGTTCAGAAGCCTTACATGGAACGGAGGGCTTATGCAACCTTTATGAAACAATGGCCAGGAAACATTGAAGAGACGTCCCTGTATGTTACCTCACCGAGAATCAGTTTTCAAGACTATGCAAATGATGAGGTGGGCCAGATGAAGAACACTGTTGAGATAATGTTGAGTGATCTGTACAGGGTCCGAACCTACCCAGAAAAGGGTTTCCAGATACACCAAGAAATACCTCCTAAGGTTTGGGAAGCATACGAGAAACTAATGGAAGCAGGATATAAATGGAAATACTAG
- the LOC118417240 gene encoding 39S ribosomal protein L21, mitochondrial-like isoform X1 — MAAPMRSRICWATKFLLDSSVIMKPRELSVTGARRLLPTAAVGMQGLTCQHTLHTSTCRLQDIDTPENLLKYRYKSLGIDRWNPPDIDPTSVEEHPAILEKVKEEMVSPDVGRLFAVVQVAGKQFKVTTDDLVLVQQEMFADPGERVRLEKVLLVGGNNFSLIGKPILSRDQVRIEATVIEKFMALPLVVYKFKKRKGYRKRRDHSQPCTVLRINSIEVAPNLG, encoded by the exons atggcggcgcccatgagGTCACGAATTTGTTGGGCTACAAAATTCCTGCTGGATTCCTCCGTTATCATGAAACCCAGGGAGCTGTCAG TCACAGGTGCCAGACGCTTGTTACCAACTGCAGCTGTAGGAATGCAGGGTCTCACCTGTCAGCACACGTTACACACCTCCACCTGCAGACTACAGGACATAGACACACCTGAAAACCTTCTGAAGTACAG GTATAAATCCCTGGGTATAGACAGATGGAACCCACCTGACATAGATCCCACATCAGTAGAGGAACATCCAG CCATTCTGGAGAAGGTGAAAGAAGAGATGGTGTCCCCTGATGTGGGTCGACTGTTTGCAGTGGTGCAGGTTGCAGGGAAGCAGTTCAAGGTCACGACCGATGACCTGGTGTTGGTCCAACAGGAGATGTTCGCAGATCCAGGAGAGAGAGTTAGACTAGAAAAG GTATTACTTGTTGGTGGCAATAACTTCTCATTGATTGGGAAACCAATATTGAG CCGTGACCAGGTTCGGATAGAAGCCACAGTCATTGAAAAGTTCATGGCTCTCCCTCTCGTTGTGTACAAGTTCAAAAAACGGAAAGGCTACAGGAAGAGGAGAG ATCACTCCCAGCCTTGTACAGTACTGAGGATCAACAGCATAGAGGTGGCACCGAACCTTGGCTGA